The genomic region AAGAATGTGAAACAACATCACACATCACATGCATTTGTGCCAAAAATTCAAAGAACATTTGTGTGAGTGTCCTCAGAGCTGCAAATTGGACAGACATATCACTCGCAGTCTCACATATATCGCGTCTTTATTcatgtgaattttttttatagaaacaaTAAAACTGTTGGTGGTTTCCATGAATATTTTACAGCTCACATTTTGAATGCAGCCTTAAAAAACTCAAGTCTGGAGTAAATTAAGATGGAGACATTATTGCAGTGCATTTGCATTTTCTCGCCCACATTAGAGtagtttttcaggctgttggtGTGTAATTCTGCCCCCTATAAAATGGTTGGAGAGCAGAGGTGGGAGTATGGGTGTAGAAGGTGGAGAGGAGGATGAGATGGAAGGATGTGTGTTCAGATGTTAGGGGAGGGGGCAGAGAGGAGACAAGTAGCCTGGCTGTGATGGAACAGTGTCATTGAGCAAAAACGCAACTCTTCAGCCCTACACTACGAAATGTAAGACTTTAATGTGTTCAGAGAAAATATGATGCACatgccctcctctcctctctgcctctcttaaTGGAGTGAGTCTGACTCAGCAGCTGATGGCCAGTGGATAGGCAGTCGGTGAGGTCAGTAGTGCAGCAGagcagttattttatttttaggccAGCTTCTCTGGCAGACATTACCTTGACAGCGATCAATGTTAACTGTTTTGCGGTGTAGCCACAGATGGGCTGTGGACCAACACACACTTGTCACAGCCAAGGGGAATAggagctttttctttttatcaaaGCTGCCAGGGTCAACGAGTTCAGTCAGCTTTGTTCTTAGATAAAATGGATGCGTTGTGACATGTGAGGGCAGTGAGATGGAATTTCCCAGCTTTCTACTGGGTTTGGTTTCCTAAATGTTCCTGTTAACATCCCTTCAATTGCTTGCTGATCGACAAAGGTTGCCAAAGTACTACTGACAGACCTCTTCAACAGCTTTTGATTGTAAAATGTGCCACACATTTAATGCTATTCAAGAAAACTCTTTTGCAACCATTTTtcatttctccatttctttcagatgatgtcatcagagCACCTGACCTGTGGTTGGCTGCAGCAGCTACTCCTTGTACTTCTGAACTTTTGCCTCACTTTTGCTGGGCCTTTGCGACCACTCAATGGGACCGAATGCACAGCCAAGGGTCCTGCTTCTTACATCCTGGTCTTTACTGGTCACTGGAGCCCACAGGCCTTCCCTAAGATGTATCCACTCTTCCGGCCCCCTGCACAGTGGTCCAAACTCATAGGTAAGAAAGACTAAGGGACAAAGAAGTTGGTTATTAGAAAATCAGCCATTTCTTTTATGGAAAGTTTTACCTCTAACACGTGGTAATACAATGAATTTTGACTGTAATTTCCAACTTGCAACGGCAGTGAGGAGTCAGTCGTTGTTATTTGACCTCCCTTAGTGTACCCACGCATGGTTGTATTAAAGAAGAGGCAAACCAGGGACAGAGATGGTGATCACAGCTTTAGCTTCGACTAAAGGCAGAGTTTTGCTTTCCATCATGTGTGTCCTGGGTGCATTCCCACCTGTAGGCTACTTAAAGCTGTTCACTTGTGATGGATCATTGGGGATGGATTTCAGTACCAAGTGGAAATGGGGTCACTGCCAGCGTATGCATGCATATATGCATACAAACACGTACACGTAGGGATGTCAATGCGCAAAGAAGCAGAGAGTAATAAGAAAGACAGTCTAAATGCTAACAGAtcgttttttttgtgacttctGTCCAGCCATACATCTATATTTCATCAACTCGACCCTTCCTTCCCACATTTCGGCTGGTTTACCACAGTGTTGGCAGTAAACACTGGAGTAGTGGTGTTTGGGGCTGGTGAAGGTGGGTGATGATAGTTGGGGTGTCTTGGGGTCAGACTGCTTACATCAgagccaggaggaggaggaggaggaagaggaggggggaaaGAGGAAGAAGTGATTAAGGCTTCTccattctgcttttttttcctccaggcCATGGAGCATGGGATGGATGGcagatgtgtgtacatgtgtttgtgcatgtctgtgtggtgGGCTGCTCTTGCGCATCTCTGGTGGCTGTGGCTTTGTCTGGTTTCCAACTCTTTCACTGGTGCCCTGCTGCCCTGCCAGAGGATGAAGGGCTACTTACGCCATTTAGAAACAGGCACAGGATTCTGACACACCCGTAATGGCTTTTAATGTCCCTGGGCTTTGGGGGATAGGGGggttaaagaaaaacacaagggCCCTAATGGGCTGACAGTCTGCTGGTAGGGAACAAAAACATCATTGGAAATGGAGTTTGTCACAGCACAAAGAAAAGCATGACCTGTTGGGAGCGTTTGGGGGCCTGCAATGGGTTTTTTTCTGGGGCCTAGGGGCCAAGGACACTGCCAGAGGGAAGAGGGAATGGAGTTTGTCATAGCCACAGAAAGAACACGAGTAATTTAGGAAGGCCGGGAAGTGGGCTTTAACGTCTTGGTGGGGCTTAAACGTGACGTGTTATCGAGTTTCAAGGTCTTGACGCTTGTGGGAAATTTGTTAGAATGGAAATGCAATTAAGTGCGTAAGTAATGGCAGTTTGGGGAGAAACAAGATAGTGTGTGAAGTGTGCTGggcaggttgtgtgtgtggctctATGCAAGTGTGTGCGTTAATATGTGTCAAGAGTGTTTAGTTATAAACGCatggatgtgtatgtgtgcctgtATGCAGCTCTGAAAAGTGAGGTAAGGCAGAACCATCAGAGCATTTGTCAGTGTGTTTCTGGCTAACCTTACTCTGCCCTTAAAACCACTGGCCCAGGCCAGTGGCTCTGTGGGTTTCAATATGGAGTTCCAGAACCTGCGGTGCAAACAGTTTAAACTAAATCAGTCTCTTGATTCTCAAAAGATTTCAAAGATAACCATAACTAAATATGAGAATGTGAAGCAAATTGTTGTGTTAGCCCTAAGGGTATGAAAAAGTATCAATAAAGGTTTtcaaaattgttgaaaaatcTGAGATCCTGACCTGTCTTCTGGCAGCTCTAATCTGTGTTGTGGTCTTATCAGTGATAGATTGAAAAAGATATAACTATAACCGTGCAATAATGCCAGAGACATGCATGTGGGCAATTCCTTCAGAATTGTCTGTTTAATTGCAGGATGTAGGAGGCAGCCTTAGAAATACATGCAGGCTCCATGGTGGAAATGATCTCACCGTCTGGCTGAGGCTCTGTGGTACTTTATTGACATTGATATGCATTCCAGTGAATAAGCATCTCACTCCtgtcttctcctctttcttgtttttcttttctccctttaGCGGTCAGCCATAATCGCCATTTTCGGTTGTGGGAGGAGGGTGCTCCAGCCAGCGCAGGGGTGCAGAACTTCGCTGAAGTCGGGGTGACAGTGGAGGTGATGAAGGAAGCCAAGGAGGCCAGGAAGAGACGCGCAGTCGGTGCCATGCAACGAACTGCCGGCATCCCTAATGGCATTGGGCACAGCTCCACGGAGTTACTCATGCAGCCCCGGAGCTCACTGGTAGGCAGAAATAAAACTTAAGTGGCAGCAATAATCAttcacaaaagcacacacatgctcagacaCAGTAAGTCACACAAACCGACTGTTTGACTAAATGTTTTCAGTCATTTGGTGACCCAAGCCGTCGTCCCTCCGTTCTGACCAAACACTTCACCACATCTTTCCACTATCCAATCACGCTATGTTTAGCCCAAGTGTTGAAGCCCCACATTCATGCTGCACTCGGCTGCCTGTCCCACTGAACTTTGTGAGCTCAGGGGGAAGTTTAGTAAAAGTAATAGGTTGACAATTTGGGGaacacattttttcactttcttaCTGAGAGTTGGATGAGAAAATGGATGCCACTTCAAGTCTGTACAGTCAGCAGCCGgttaacttagcttagcataaagactggaaacagggggaacagctagcctggctctgtacAATGGTAATCTGCCTACCAGCAGCTCTAACGCCCAATAATTAAAACgtcttgtttgtttaaactGTACAAGTAAAATGTATATTATGCCGTGTTAAGTGGGGTTGTGCTGAACTTTTACTTAGCTAGACACAGTCACTTCCTGTGAACACTGCTGTAGCCTCACATAACCTCACATTTAAGGCTGGTGAATGGGCTGATAAATGTGGACTGCTGTTGGTCTGCAGGCTCAACGTCCAACTACGGTACAACTTTGCTCATTGCTGGACTGTGGGGAACCACCACTGCTGAATAGTGAGTGAGGTTGAAAGCAAAGGTCAAGGACTCGCTAAATTTGTTCCAAGTGCTTCAACAAAGGCTAAGGATTTGAGGTAGGAATGAGGTATGGCACTgtggaaaaaatgtcatagtattcACCGAGTTAAACATAGAAGTAAGGCATTCCTTTATGTTTAAAGCATAATGTAGCTGATGAATGAGGGGAAaagagatgaagaagaaaaGTGGACATTCACTGGAGTTCTTAGAAATACGTATGTTCCTGCCTGAAAGTCTGGTGACCTACATTTGTTCATTGGGCTATTTCACTGCCTGGACCCGGAGGCCCTTCAAAATCCTAAACAACCCTGTTGGAAGGCATCTTTGCTTGTCATGGACAGCAGCTTATCAACTTGTCATCTAGTCATCTACATGATGTCCGTGGCTGCTTATAAATGTGTTGGAAGCAAAAAATCAGCAGGATATgactattgtgtgtgttttgaacgTGACAACGACAGACTGACTGATGAGGATCTGTTGACAGCTTCATCTGGTATTCTGCTTTCCTGTCTGCTTCTCTCTTTTGCACACTCGTATCTAAATCCCATCCTTTTTCTCTTCCCCACAAACCAAAACATTCATATGCAATCCTACAAATATCCCAAACACATATGGTTCCTTTCTCCATATTTTTGAGCTTCCTGCCATTGCTGTCAAAACAGGATAATAACAGCAAACAAGAACCATTCAGGATCCAACTGGCTTTATTCTTCAAGTATTTATGCATCAGTGGCACCACAGAAAATGGGACAACTGAGCACATAAGTGCTACTGGACTGAGTTGCATGTTTTCTGGATTGGCTCTCTTTCTAGGTTCTGTCTTTGGCTCTGCAGAAGATTTTTCCGTGATGGAGAAAAAGTAAACATGGGAGCTTTGATCATGGGAGTCTGTGCTCCAGAGATGCTTCCTGGCCTCTATATTGCAAACCACCATGGACTGCTCAAGCCAGTGACAAGGGATAGCCTTGAGTAGACATCCTTGCGGAGTGGCCCAATGGATATAGCAGGACGGGACTTCTTGGAAAAATCACTGTttgagaggagcctgataacgacaagaagagggagggatgttagcagaggaggaagaaaggaaggaaggaagaagggaGGGAATCAGTGGAGGATTCTGAAACGCAACAGAGCTGCTTCTGATTTGTTTACTCTGTTTCTGCGTCACAAGCCAGAAACAGACCACATGGGTCATGCTGACATTACATGCGTCCAGTACCGGGAGGTGTGTTCTGTCTGGTGAACTGGTTTGATGTCTGTTCCAGCCCTCTTCCATACAGCACTCTGTTTGACTCTAAGCCTTGCTTTATTAGCCATACAAAGCTCTCCAAACCCACCTTTCCAACCCCAAGCCTTAGCAACCTGGCCCGGGTCCCTAAATATCAGGCTGCAAGTGGGGAGGTGTTTTGAAATGCGCTGTTTACTGGGCGTATGCCACCTCAAAGTCCGCTGACCCCCAGGCTACTTCCTGTATGAGGTCACCAGCTCAGGAAACATCCATCACGCAAGAGACACAGTCCTGCACAGGAAACTGAGTGGGTGTATGCATGGGCACACACGCAGTCCCCAGTCCCTGCATTTATAAGTTACAAAGTTTATAAAGAcatcaacagtgtgtgtgtgtttttatcttacTTTTTCCTTTGCTTTCATACATAAACAGACAGGGGGCAGCATAACACATAATACTTTAGTGAGGTAATAAAATTATCTTAAGACGTATTGACTGTTGTTTattattcaaatttttttctaTCAGAGTGCTGCAGTTGCTTCTGGgcacaacatgaagaaaaaattaaagaaagaaacCAGAGTCTACAGCCAGCTTTGagttaaatgctaacatgctgatgtttagcagttATAATATTAACCATTACACACAAATAAGATTACAATCTTAGTTCAGCATTCTTAGATTTAAGGATTATCACTGTACACAAAGCTCAAATTCCCAGATCCATGCCATTAGCTACAAAGACATCCATCCTCATAATTTTAAAGCACTTAaaatgcccatattatgaaaaagaaaacactttttcttggattttgggtgttattttgtgtctctggtgcttccacacgcatacaaacttgaaaaaaaaaactacccgtgctgttttgagtgagggTTTCTGAATATCCTCtaccttcagtctccgggtgagctgttcaaaatctgcccGGCTTTCTGCGTAACTAGCCTATGTGGTGGCTAGCTCGTTTTCAAAAGTGGCAAAACACTTCtaaaacacacactagttccccataatctacaaaagaactacatacatgtccctgttctgcaggtattccacaagtgcccctcgtttagaagaagtctcctaGCTGATCCTGctttgtactgaccaaagttggagaaagagttatctggCTGATGAGATCTTATGGGCGCTTTAACAGCCTTGCTCCTCAATTTGTTTTCAGTTATGCTTGCAATGTATGAGCCATCAACTTGATTAACAAATACCTGATGTTATCAAGTAACATTGTCCTATAAGAATACATCATCTGTGTATTTTAATTGCACTGTCTACAGTCTTAATTGTAAACTAAATGTTCCTTTTGGACAGTGAAGTTCAAGCTAACTACGCTCTCTCTCTGACCGACAGTTGTCTCTGATGGTAAAGATGATCCCCAGCCCCGACTGGTTCGTTGGCGTGGACGGCCTAAACCTCTGCGAGGGCAGCCGGTGGAAACAGGAAGTCACCATTGACCTCCAGCCTTATGATGCCGGGACAGACAATGGATTCACTTTCTCTTCTCCCAACTTTCCCACCAGCCCCCCAGAAAACATCACAAAGGTGAAGTGACAAGTATAAAAACCATATATTAATTTAGTCATTCATTCTATGGTGAGGCAAAGCCAGGTGATTGGCCCTTGCTTTCTTCTTAA from Etheostoma spectabile isolate EspeVRDwgs_2016 chromosome 10, UIUC_Espe_1.0, whole genome shotgun sequence harbors:
- the spon2a gene encoding spondin-2a; translated protein: MMSSEHLTCGWLQQLLLVLLNFCLTFAGPLRPLNGTECTAKGPASYILVFTGHWSPQAFPKMYPLFRPPAQWSKLIAVSHNRHFRLWEEGAPASAGVQNFAEVGVTVEVMKEAKEARKRRAVGAMQRTAGIPNGIGHSSTELLMQPRSSLLSLMVKMIPSPDWFVGVDGLNLCEGSRWKQEVTIDLQPYDAGTDNGFTFSSPNFPTSPPENITKITSQMPNHPANSFYYPRLKELPPIASIKITQQSRSSDRQTPMSNHILPNSINPKRFSATPLDCEVSLWSSWGLCLGPCSRGGVRHRTRYILLRPANAGVPCPELEEQAECVPHSCMRLQ